A genome region from Setaria italica strain Yugu1 chromosome III, Setaria_italica_v2.0, whole genome shotgun sequence includes the following:
- the LOC101765127 gene encoding putative disease resistance protein RGA3: MAELVGSMVVGPLLSLVKEKASSYLLDQYKVMEGMEEQHKKLKVMLPAILERITDAEKQATSREAIRPWLQELKVAAYEAIQVFDEFNYEALRRQAKKEGRYIKLGMDAVKLFPTHNRIMFHYRMGNKLCKIVRDIDALVKHMHDFGFDKQPQAQVQINYLRENDSTMVDPEIVSRSRDEEKQKIVRMLVKEQANNKDPMVVPIVGMGGLGKTTLAQLIFNDPEVKKHFHQLMKWVCVSDDFDVCNLANKICNASESNLENALQKLQRELAGKRYLLVLDDVWNKDDNKWNKLNACLKHGDVGSAILTTTRDKEIAQLMGIDKEHGIARLDNKFIKEIIEAKAFISQERKPADLAGLVDDVVERCAGSPLAAKALGSVLRGKTTEEWKAVLSKSIAHNKDDQILPILKLSYDDLPSHMKQCFAFCAVFPKDHEIDVEMLIQLWMANDFIPEQKDAHHETIGKQIFSELVSKSFFQDVKQVKGERYDSVYWYFSTSTCKIHDLMHDVALSVMGKEVATITEKPKQSDEFLQNTCRHILLSCEKPEAVLNDSLNIRSPAMQTLLCGQRIGNSLQHLAKYSSLRALGLWQDKSTILLKPKQLHLLRYLDISGSDIVALPEDISILYNLQTLNVAHCRKLGRLPKGIKYMTALRHLYTHGCKELKRMPPEVGHLTSLQTLTNFVVGAGPDCSSIAELQHLNNLGGPLLLSQLENVTKAADAKQANLGNKKELRALSLTWTRSEGEKQHCHKVLEGLEAPPGLEALRLKYYQGTSFPTWVGTRPKMVELHLSDCNKSNKLPPLESVPALQVLRLERLKKLESLCSGGTFFHFPNLKELTLEDLPEFDRWCEVNWVQGEQIMFPQLEKLFITNCGKVTALPGPALLGGSCCGDYKEQDERKLWSAFPVLKELELKCLAKFQRWGGAAEATQGLQIIFPQLESLSIYRCKELTALPEGPELGAAPKVLKSQDLELGTTLCGGDYGKARSSFPALKVLTLFWLDNFQSWEATEADQGDTIFPNLEELSIEKCPELAALPSATSQGVSFDHSGVTAWSTFPNLKKLQLCYLDSFKSLGMTEDQRFPDLETLFVEKCPKLTTLPRVIEAPKLRVLEIYGSQLTAIIVPTVINSLSELVLSVEDTETTLPTVHGAFELVDANNKYPLTDLELSGCNFLFPSSPLALWTCFVQLQRLTMKINHALVYWPEKEFQSLVSLRHLTIWNCSGLIGYAKAAPGQPISERTQVLPRLKSLDIQDCGSLVEVFNVPASLETMDLRRCPKLKSIFGEQQDEPTFNQGPSAAPKLSSSAQDHLLLPCLEYLRIWRCESLSEVLNLPPSLREILIRECGKLQLLSGQLDGLRTLDIWGCPELRSLESCLGEFSTLERLSLKDCKSLASLPDGPQAYSSLRHLQITSCPGIQSLPSSLKKRPDNLIRKYLDARYEDNDQEG, from the exons ATGGCCGAGCTTGTGGGCAGCATGGTGGTCGGGCCACTGCTGTCTCTGGTGAAGGAGAAGGCGTCCAGCTACCTCCTGGACCAGTACAAGGTCATGGAGGGCATGGAGGAGCAGCACAAGAAGCTCAAGGTCATGCTGCCGGCCATCCTGGAAAGGATCACTGACGCAGAGAAGCAGGCAACCTCCAGAGAAGCAATCAGACCCTGGCTTCAGGAGCTTAAGGTGGCGGCGTACGAGGCCATCCAAGTCTTCGATGAATTCAACTATGAGGCCCTCCGTCGTCAAGCCAAGAAAGAGGGGCGCTACATCAAGCTCGGCATGGATGCAGTAAAACTCTTTCCCACTCACAACCGCATCATGTTCCATTACAGGATGGGCAACAAGCTTTGCAAGATTGTGCGTGATATTGATGCCCTTGTCAAGCATATGCACGACTTTGGGTTCGACAAACAGCCACAAGCGCAGGTTCAGATAAATTATCTGCGTGAGAATGACTCCACCATGGTTGATCCAGAGATTGTCAGCAGATCCAGAGATGAAGAGAAGCAAAAGATTGTTAGAATGTTGGTCAAAGAACAAGCTAACAATAAGGATCCAATGGTCGTTCCCATTGTGGGGATGGGTGGGTTGGGCAAGACCACCCTAGCTCAGCTCATCTTTAATGACCCTGAAGTGAAGAAGCATTTCCACCAACTAATGAAGTGGGTCTGCGTGTCAGATGATTTCGATGTTTGTAACCTTGCCAACAAGATCTGCAACGCTTCTGAGAGCAACCTGGAGAATGCCTTGCAGAAGCTTCAGAGAGAACTCGCTGGAAAGAG GTATCTTCTTGTATTGGACGACGTCTGGAATAAGGATGATAACAAGTGGAACAAGCTGAATGCTTGTCTTAAACATGGTGATGTTGGTAGCGCCATACTAACGACAACCCGTGATAAAGAAATAGCTCAACTCATGGGTATAGATAAAGAACATGGCATTGCACGTTTGGACAATAAATTCATCAAGGAAATTATTGAGGCTAAAGCATTCATTTCGCAAGAGAGAAAACCAGCTGATTTAGCTGGCTTGGTTGATGACGTTGTTGAGAGATGTGCAGGGTCTCCATTGGCAGCGAAGGCACTAGGATCTGTACTACGTGGCAAGACAACGGAAGAATGGAAGGCTGTGCTTAGCAAAAGCATCGCCCATAACAAGGACGATCAAATCCTGCCTATTCTCAAGCTCAGTTACGATGACCTGCCATCACACATGAAGCAGTGCTTCGCTTTCTGTGCTGTGTTTCCCAAGGACCATGAGATTGACGTGGAAATGCTGATCCAACTATGGATGGCAAATGACTTTATTCCCGAACAAAAAGATGCTCATCATGAAACAATTGGTAAACAGATTTTCAGTGAGCTGGTCTCAAAGTCATTCTTTCAAGATGTGAAGCAAGTCAAAGGGGAAAGATATGATTCCGTGTATTGGTATTTCTCTACAAGTACATGTAAAATCCATGATCTTATGCACGATGTGGCACTTTCTGTCATGGGCAAAGAAGTTGCTACCATAACTGAGAAGCCAAAGCAGAGTGATGAGTTTCTTCAGAACACTTGTCGTCATATATTGTTATCATGTGAGAAGCCAGAGGCCGTTTTGAATGATTCTCTGAATATAAGGTCTCCAGCTATGCAAACACTACTATGTGGTCAGCGCATAGGAAATTCCCTGCAGCATCTCGCAAAATACAGCTCTCTGCGTGCATTGGGACTTTGGCAGGATAAGAGCACAATCCTACTGAAACCAAAGCAGCTACATCTCTTGAGGTATCTTGATATCTCGGGTAGTGATATAGTGGCACTTCCGGAAGATATCAGCATTTTGTACAATCTGCAAACGCTGAATGTTGCGCACTGTCGCAAACTTGGCCGGCTTCCAAAGGGAATAAAGTACATGACTGCCCTCCGTCACCTCTACACTCACGGATGTAAGGAGTTGAAGCGCATGCCACCAGAGGTTGGACATCTCACTTCCCTGCAAACACTTACAAATTTCGTAGTGGGTGCAGGCCCTGATTGCAGTAGTATTGCAGAGCTGCAGCATTTAAACAACCTTGGTGGTCCACTACTGCTTAGTCAACTCGAAAATGTGACAAAAGCAGCAGATGCAAAACAGGCCAATCTTGGAAATAAAAAGGAGCTCAGGGCATTGTCATTAACGTGGACACGTAGTGAGGGGGAGAAACAACATTGTCATAAGGTGCTGGAGGGTCTGGAAGCTCCTCCTGGACTAGAGGCTCTGAGGTTAAAGTATTACCAAGGAACCAGTTTCCCAACATGGGTGGGTACGCGGCCAAAAATGGTGGAGCTTCATCTTTCTGACTGTAACAAGTCCAATAAGCTTCCTCCACTTGAGAGTGTACCAGCTCTACAAGTTCTTCGTCTGGAAAGATTGAAAAAGCTGGAAAGCTTGTGCAGTGGTGGTACATTCTTTCACTTTCCTAATCTGAAGGAGCTTACGCTGGAAGACCTGCCGGAATTTGATAGATGGTGTGAAGTAAACTGGGTCCAAGGAGAACAGATAATGTTTCCTCAACTTGAGaaattgtttattacaaattgTGGAAAGGTTACAGCATTACCAGGGCCAGCACTTCTCGGAGGATCGTGCTGTGGAGATTACAAGGAGCAAGACGAGAGGAAGCTTTGGTCGGCATTTCCAGTCCTGAAGGAACTCGAATTAAAATGCTTAGCAAAGTTTCAGAGGTGGGGGGGCGCTGCTGAAGCAACTCAAGGGCTGCAGATAATATTTCCTCAGCTTGAAAGTTTATCAATTTACAGATGTAAAGAGTTGACAGCACTGCCAGAGGGGCCTGAGCTCGGAGCAGCACCGAAGGTGCTAAAATCACAAGACTTGGAGCTTGGGACAACATTGTGTGGTGGAGATTATGGAAAGGCACGATCATCCTTTCCAGCACTGAAGGTACTAACATTGTTTTGGTTGGACAACTTTCAGAGCTGGGAGGCAACGGAAGCAGATCAAGGAGATACAATATTTCCAAATCTTGAAGAGTTATCAATCGAAAAGTGCCCCGAACTGGCAGCATTACCATCAGCTACATCTCAGGGAGTATCATTTGACCATAGTGGTGTTACAGCATGGTCAACATTCCCAAACTTAAAGAAGCTCCAGTTATGTTACTTAGATAGTTTTAAGAGCTTGGGGATGACGGAAGATCAGAGATTCCCTGACCTTGAGACTCTGTTTGTTGAGAAATGTCCCAAGTTGACAACTCTACCGAGGGTGATAGAAGCACCAAAGCTCCGTGTATTAGAAATATATGGCAGCCAACTGACAGCAATAATTGTGCCTACAGTTATTAACTCATTGTCCGAACTGGTGTTATCAGTCGAAGACACAGAAACTACTTTACCAACTGTGCATGGTGCCTTTGAGCTGGTGGACGCCAATAATAAATACCCTCTGACAGATCTGGAGCTAAGCGGCTGCAACTTTCTGTTCCCCTCAAGTCCACTGGCACTATGGACATGTTTTGTCCAGCTCCAACGTTTGACAATGAAGATCAACCATGCGCTTGTCTACTGGCCGGAAAAAGAGTTCCAGAGCTTGGTATCCTTGAGGCACCTTACCATTTGGAACTGCAGTGGTCTGATTGGGTACGCGAAAGCTGCTCCTGGCCAACCAATATCAGAAAGGACCCAAGTTCTGCCCCGTCTCAAGTCTCTAGACATACAGGATTGTGGAAGTCTGGTAGAGGTCTTCAACGTCCCCGCATCTCTCGAGACGATGGATTTGCGCCGCTGCCCCAAGCTTAAGTCCATATTCGGAGAGCAACAGGACGAGCCAACATTCAATCAAGGGCCCAGCGCTGCACCGAAGCTGTCATCATCGGCCCAGGATCACTTACTACTTCCATGTCTTGAATATCTAAGAATATGGCGGTGCGAAAGCTTGTCAGAGGTTCTCAACCTTCCCCCATCCCTCAGGGAAATACTTATTCGTGAGTGTGGCAAACTCCAACTCCTATCAGGCCAGCTGGATGGACTCCGAACACTAGATATTTGGGGATGCCCAGAGTTGAGATCACTGGAATCTTGCTTGGGAGAGTTTTCAACCCTGGAACGCCTCAGTCTGAAAGATTGCAAAAGCCTGGCATCCTTGCCCGATGGGCCACAAGCATACTCATCTCTCCGTCATCTTCAAATTACATCATGTCCAGGTATACAGTCGCTTCCTTCATCCCTGAAGAAGAGACCGGACAACCTCATTCGTAAATATTTGGATGCTCGTTACGAAG ATAATGACCAGGAAGGATAA